One genomic segment of Protaetiibacter intestinalis includes these proteins:
- the fbaA gene encoding class II fructose-bisphosphate aldolase, giving the protein MPVATPDQYAEMLDTAKKNAFAFPAINVSSSSTINSVLQGLTEAGSDGIIQVTTGGADYFAGQTVKARASGALAFAAFATEVAKNYPITVALHTDHCPKDALPGFVLPLIEASEAAVRAGGNPIFQSHMWDGSAVPLAENLEIAQELLPRLKNIRAILEVEIGVVGGEEDGVQHEGTNDALYTTLGDVEQAVEALGLGEQGRYIAALTFGNVHGVYKPGNVKLRPELLGEIQAGIAAKYGTGPKPLDLVFHGGSGSTDAEIAEAVANGVVKMNIDTDTQYAFSRSVADTVLRNYDGFLKVDGEVGNKKVYDPRSWGKIAETAMAARVVEATQQLGSAGHAISR; this is encoded by the coding sequence ATGCCCGTCGCCACTCCGGATCAGTACGCCGAGATGCTCGACACGGCGAAGAAGAACGCCTTCGCCTTCCCCGCGATCAACGTCTCGAGCTCCTCGACCATCAACTCCGTGCTGCAGGGTCTCACCGAGGCGGGCTCCGACGGCATCATCCAGGTCACCACGGGCGGCGCCGACTACTTCGCCGGCCAGACCGTGAAGGCCCGCGCCTCGGGCGCCCTCGCCTTCGCCGCCTTCGCCACCGAGGTCGCCAAGAACTACCCCATCACGGTCGCCCTGCACACCGACCACTGCCCCAAGGACGCCCTCCCCGGCTTCGTCCTGCCGCTCATCGAGGCCTCCGAGGCCGCGGTCCGCGCGGGCGGCAACCCCATCTTCCAGTCGCACATGTGGGACGGCTCGGCCGTGCCGCTCGCCGAGAACCTCGAGATCGCGCAGGAGCTGCTGCCGCGCCTCAAGAACATCCGCGCCATCCTCGAGGTCGAGATCGGCGTCGTCGGCGGCGAGGAGGACGGCGTCCAGCACGAGGGCACCAACGACGCCCTCTACACGACCCTCGGCGACGTCGAGCAGGCCGTCGAGGCGCTCGGGCTCGGCGAGCAGGGCCGCTACATCGCGGCCCTCACCTTCGGCAACGTGCACGGCGTCTACAAGCCCGGCAACGTGAAGCTGCGCCCCGAGCTGCTCGGCGAGATCCAGGCCGGCATCGCCGCGAAGTACGGCACCGGACCGAAGCCGCTCGACCTCGTCTTCCACGGCGGCTCCGGCTCGACGGATGCCGAGATCGCCGAGGCGGTCGCGAACGGCGTCGTGAAGATGAACATCGACACCGACACCCAGTACGCCTTCAGCCGCTCGGTGGCCGACACGGTGCTGCGGAACTACGACGGCTTCCTCAAGGTGGACGGCGAGGTCGGCAACAAGAAGGTCTACGACCCGCGCTCCTGGGGCAAGATCGCCGAGACCGCCATGGCCGCCCGCGTCGTCGAGGCGACGCAGCAGCTGGGTTCCGCGGGGCACGCCATCAGCCGCTGA
- the glpK gene encoding glycerol kinase GlpK, with protein sequence MSAPQPRHIVAIDHGTTSTRAIVFDDRGRIVSSGQREHRQYFPKPGWVEHDATEIWRNTRLVIGEALGDAEITRHDVAAIGITNQRETAIVWDRATGKPIHRAIVWQDTRTQPAVDALAAEGGIRRFAAQTGLPLASYFSATKIAWILDHVEGARERAEAGELAFGTPDSWVLWNLTGGASHGGVHATDVTNASRTLLMDLEALDWDDELCAAFRVPRAMLPEIRSSSEVFGHADSASLLREVPIAGILGDQQAATFGQAAFEAGESKNTYGTGNFLIVGTGAEIVHSEQGLITTVAYRLGDEPPRFALEGSVAVSGSLVQWLRDNLGIIRDASEIEALASSVDDNGDVYIVPAFAGLFAPYWRPDARGAIVGLTRFVTKAHLARAALEAVAYQSLDVLAAANAELPSPITELRVDGGMVRNELLMQFQADVLGLPVVRPEVTETTALGAAYAAGLAVGLWRDLDELRELWAEDRRWEPRIDAAAREHGIARWHQAVERTLDWVE encoded by the coding sequence ATGAGCGCACCGCAGCCTCGCCACATCGTCGCGATCGACCATGGCACGACGAGCACCCGCGCCATCGTGTTCGACGACCGCGGGCGCATCGTCAGCTCGGGGCAGCGGGAGCACCGCCAGTACTTCCCGAAGCCCGGATGGGTCGAGCACGACGCGACGGAGATCTGGCGCAACACCCGCCTCGTCATCGGCGAGGCGCTCGGCGACGCCGAGATCACCCGGCACGACGTCGCGGCGATCGGCATCACCAACCAGCGCGAGACCGCGATCGTCTGGGATCGCGCGACCGGCAAGCCCATCCATCGCGCGATCGTCTGGCAGGACACCCGCACCCAGCCCGCGGTCGACGCCCTCGCCGCCGAGGGCGGCATCCGGCGCTTCGCCGCGCAGACCGGCCTGCCGCTCGCGAGCTACTTCTCGGCCACCAAGATCGCCTGGATCCTCGACCACGTCGAGGGCGCCCGCGAGCGCGCCGAGGCGGGCGAACTCGCCTTCGGCACCCCCGACAGCTGGGTGCTGTGGAACCTCACGGGCGGCGCCTCCCACGGCGGCGTGCACGCCACCGACGTCACGAACGCGAGCCGCACCCTGCTCATGGACCTCGAGGCCCTCGACTGGGACGACGAGCTGTGCGCGGCCTTCCGCGTGCCGCGCGCGATGCTGCCCGAGATCCGCTCCTCCTCCGAGGTGTTCGGTCACGCCGACTCGGCGAGCCTGCTGCGCGAGGTGCCGATCGCGGGCATCCTCGGCGACCAGCAGGCCGCGACCTTCGGCCAGGCCGCCTTCGAGGCGGGCGAGTCGAAGAACACCTACGGCACCGGCAACTTCCTCATCGTGGGCACCGGCGCCGAGATCGTGCACAGCGAGCAGGGGCTCATCACGACCGTCGCCTACCGCTTGGGCGACGAGCCGCCGCGCTTCGCCCTCGAGGGCTCGGTCGCGGTGAGCGGATCGCTCGTGCAGTGGCTGCGCGACAACCTCGGCATCATCCGCGACGCCTCCGAGATCGAGGCCCTCGCCTCGAGCGTCGACGACAACGGCGACGTCTACATCGTGCCCGCCTTCGCGGGGCTGTTCGCCCCCTACTGGCGCCCGGATGCGCGGGGCGCGATCGTGGGGCTCACCCGCTTCGTCACGAAGGCGCACCTCGCCCGGGCCGCCCTCGAGGCGGTCGCCTACCAGAGCCTCGACGTGCTCGCGGCGGCCAACGCGGAGCTCCCGAGCCCCATCACCGAGCTGCGCGTCGACGGCGGCATGGTGCGCAACGAACTGCTCATGCAGTTCCAGGCGGATGTGCTGGGCCTGCCCGTCGTGCGCCCCGAGGTCACCGAGACGACGGCCCTCGGCGCCGCCTACGCCGCCGGCCTCGCCGTGGGCCTGTGGCGGGACCTCGACGAGCTGCGCGAGCTGTGGGCGGAGGACCGCCGCTGGGAGCCGAGGATCGACGCCGCCGCCCGCGAGCACGGCATCGCCCGCTGGCACCAGGCCGTCGAGCGCACCCTCGACTGGGTGGAGTGA
- a CDS encoding TetR/AcrR family transcriptional regulator: MALPEEFVVVRERARPLAPGERRERILEAVLPLLLEKGRDVTSRELAETAGIAEGTVFRAFGDKDSLLEAGLQKLLDPAPFREELRRIPHDLPLEDKVTAIVDGLRGRFREVFRIMQLFQVQGPPRRPPEAGEDWLEIVRELLEPDIHRLAVPVDTVAWYIRLVAFGASIEPFNHFRPFDSAELATVVVHGVSA, translated from the coding sequence ATGGCACTGCCGGAGGAGTTCGTCGTCGTGCGGGAACGCGCGCGCCCGCTCGCCCCGGGCGAGCGCCGCGAACGGATCCTGGAGGCCGTGCTCCCGCTGCTGCTCGAGAAGGGCCGTGACGTCACCAGTCGGGAGCTCGCCGAGACGGCCGGCATCGCCGAGGGGACCGTGTTCCGAGCCTTCGGCGACAAGGACAGCCTGCTCGAGGCCGGACTGCAGAAGCTGCTGGACCCCGCGCCGTTCCGCGAGGAGCTGCGCCGCATCCCGCACGACCTCCCGCTCGAAGACAAGGTCACCGCGATCGTCGACGGCCTCCGCGGCCGCTTCCGCGAGGTGTTCCGGATCATGCAGCTCTTCCAGGTGCAGGGCCCGCCCCGGCGCCCACCGGAGGCGGGGGAGGACTGGCTCGAGATCGTGCGGGAACTGCTCGAGCCCGACATCCACCGGCTCGCCGTGCCCGTCGACACCGTCGCCTGGTACATCCGCCTCGTCGCCTTCGGGGCCAGCATCGAGCCCTTCAACCACTTCCGCCCCTTCGACTCCGCCGAACTCGCGACCGTCGTCGTGCACGGCGTCTCCGCCTGA
- a CDS encoding ABC transporter ATP-binding protein, with product MLGKLLVRYLKPYWPLLVAVVIFQLAQSIASLYLPALNADIIDDGVAKGDTGVILGLGGIMLLVTLGQIIASILAVYFGAKAAMALGRDLRASVFRRVGEFSEREVARFGAPSLITRTTNDVQQVQMLVLMTCTILVSTPILAIGGVIFALREDLTLSWIMVVAVPVLLVAVGLIIWRMVPQFRKMQSRIDTVNRILREQLTGIRVIRAFVREERERERFAVANDELTDTALRAGRLFALMFPVVILVLNVSSVAVLWFGAFRIEDGDMQIGSLIAFLSYLIQILMAVMMATFLAVLLPRAAVSADRIGEVLDTEPSVVAPATPVTELAPGGEVELREATFAYPGAEAPVLHKVSFTARPGKTTAIIGSTGSGKTTLVNLLPRLFDVTGGAVLVDGVDVRELDPELLWGRIGLIPQKPYLFSGTVASNLRYGNPEATDEQLWAALEIAQARDFVEAMPERLEAPIAQGGTNVSGGQRQRLAIARALVKRPEIYVFDDSFSALDTATDARLRQALAREVGEATMIVIAQRVSTILQADQIVVLEDGAVVGLGTHDELLASSEEYREIVESQLSVEEAA from the coding sequence GTGCTCGGCAAACTCCTCGTGCGCTACCTGAAGCCCTACTGGCCGCTGCTGGTGGCGGTCGTGATCTTCCAGCTCGCGCAGTCGATCGCATCCCTCTACCTGCCGGCGCTCAACGCCGACATCATCGACGACGGTGTCGCGAAGGGCGACACGGGCGTCATCCTCGGCCTCGGCGGCATCATGCTGCTCGTCACGCTCGGCCAGATCATCGCCTCGATCCTCGCCGTCTACTTCGGCGCCAAGGCCGCGATGGCCCTCGGACGCGACCTGCGCGCCTCCGTGTTCCGCCGGGTGGGCGAGTTCTCCGAGCGCGAGGTGGCCCGCTTCGGCGCCCCCTCGCTCATCACCCGCACGACCAACGACGTGCAGCAGGTGCAGATGCTCGTGCTCATGACGTGCACGATCCTCGTCTCGACGCCCATCCTCGCGATCGGCGGCGTCATCTTCGCGCTGCGCGAAGACCTCACGCTCTCCTGGATCATGGTCGTCGCGGTGCCCGTGCTGCTCGTCGCCGTCGGGCTCATCATCTGGCGGATGGTGCCCCAGTTCCGCAAGATGCAGTCGCGCATCGACACCGTCAACCGCATCCTGCGCGAGCAGCTCACCGGCATCCGCGTCATCCGCGCCTTCGTGCGCGAGGAGCGCGAGCGCGAACGCTTCGCGGTCGCCAACGACGAGCTCACCGACACCGCGCTGCGGGCGGGGCGGCTGTTCGCGCTCATGTTCCCCGTCGTCATCCTCGTGCTCAACGTGTCGAGCGTCGCGGTGCTGTGGTTCGGGGCGTTCCGGATCGAAGACGGCGACATGCAGATCGGCTCGCTCATCGCCTTCCTCAGCTACCTCATCCAGATCCTCATGGCCGTCATGATGGCGACCTTCCTCGCCGTGCTGCTGCCCCGCGCGGCCGTCTCGGCCGACCGCATCGGCGAGGTGCTCGACACCGAGCCCTCGGTCGTCGCGCCGGCCACCCCGGTCACCGAGCTCGCGCCGGGCGGCGAGGTCGAACTGCGGGAGGCCACGTTCGCCTACCCGGGTGCCGAGGCGCCCGTGCTGCACAAGGTCTCGTTCACGGCGCGGCCCGGCAAGACGACCGCCATCATCGGCTCCACCGGATCGGGCAAGACGACGCTCGTCAACCTGCTGCCGCGGCTGTTCGACGTCACAGGCGGCGCGGTGCTCGTCGACGGCGTCGACGTGCGCGAGCTCGACCCCGAGCTGCTGTGGGGCCGCATCGGCCTCATCCCGCAGAAGCCGTACCTGTTCTCGGGAACCGTCGCCTCCAACCTCCGCTACGGCAACCCCGAGGCCACCGACGAGCAGCTGTGGGCGGCGCTCGAGATCGCGCAGGCGCGCGACTTCGTCGAGGCGATGCCCGAGCGGCTCGAGGCGCCCATCGCGCAGGGCGGCACCAACGTCTCCGGCGGGCAGCGGCAACGGTTGGCGATCGCGAGAGCGCTCGTCAAACGGCCCGAGATCTACGTCTTCGACGACTCCTTCTCGGCGCTCGACACCGCGACGGATGCCCGGCTCCGGCAGGCGCTCGCGCGCGAGGTGGGCGAGGCGACCATGATCGTCATCGCCCAGCGCGTGTCGACCATCCTGCAGGCCGACCAGATCGTCGTGCTCGAGGACGGCGCGGTCGTCGGCCTCGGAACCCACGACGAACTGCTCGCGAGCTCCGAGGAGTACCGCGAGATCGTCGAGAGCCAGCTGAGCGTGGAGGAGGCGGCGTGA
- a CDS encoding ABC transporter ATP-binding protein has protein sequence MSAEQTPAESEAPARPVAPARRPGPGGGGGPFGGAGMPAEKAMTFGPSARRLVGRLRPERLGVLFVILLGTIAVVLSVIGPKVLGQATNLIFEGVISAQLPQGVTKEEVIAQLEAAGNTTQADMLRNMDLRPGEGIDFSALALVLGIVLLLYVASSVFMWLQGYVLNGITQRTVLRLRRDVEAKIHRLPLKYFDRMPRGELLSRVTNDIDNISQSLQQTLSQLLTSLLTVVGVVVMMFVISPVLALIALIAIPITLVITVLVAKRSQKLFVAQWTHTGTLNAQIEEGYTGHSLVKVFGRHREVQARFDEKNEELFRASFGAQFLSGLIMPATMFVGNLVYVGIAVVGGLFVANGTMRLGDVQAFIQYSRQFTQPLSQLGSMANLLQSGVASAERVFELLDAEEQVADPDPAESPANATGRLAFEDVSFSYDPAKPLIHDLSLVAEPGQTVAIVGPTGAGKTTLVNLIMRFYDPNVGRITLDGVDTTRMTRDDLRSRTGMVLQDTWLFGGTIRDNIAYGRPDATESEIMDAATAAYVDRFVHSLPDGYDTVLDDEGGNVSAGEKQLITIARAFLAKPSVLILDEATSSVDTRTELLVQRAMSALRRDRTSFVIAHRLSTIRDADLILVMEDGAIVEQGTHDELLAAHGAYARLYEAQFAAPLDDQDAAEVPALVGAPDAPPTTGDIVREALAEEGAPENAE, from the coding sequence GTGAGCGCCGAGCAGACCCCGGCCGAGAGCGAGGCACCCGCCCGTCCGGTCGCCCCCGCCCGCCGCCCCGGCCCGGGCGGCGGAGGCGGCCCGTTCGGCGGAGCCGGCATGCCCGCCGAGAAGGCCATGACCTTCGGACCCTCCGCGCGACGCCTCGTCGGGCGGCTGCGCCCCGAACGCCTCGGCGTGCTGTTCGTCATCCTGCTCGGCACGATCGCCGTCGTGCTGAGCGTCATCGGGCCCAAGGTGCTCGGCCAGGCGACCAACCTCATCTTCGAGGGCGTGATCTCCGCCCAGCTGCCGCAGGGCGTCACGAAGGAGGAGGTGATCGCGCAGCTGGAGGCCGCCGGCAACACGACACAGGCCGACATGCTGCGGAACATGGACCTGCGTCCGGGCGAGGGCATCGACTTCTCCGCCCTCGCGCTCGTGCTCGGCATCGTGCTGCTGCTGTACGTGGCCAGCTCCGTCTTCATGTGGCTGCAGGGCTACGTGCTCAACGGCATCACGCAGCGCACCGTGCTGCGGCTGCGGCGCGACGTCGAGGCGAAGATCCACCGGCTGCCGCTCAAGTACTTCGACCGGATGCCGCGCGGCGAGCTGCTGAGCCGCGTCACCAACGACATCGACAACATCTCGCAGAGCCTCCAGCAGACGCTCTCCCAGCTGCTCACCTCGCTGCTGACCGTGGTCGGCGTGGTCGTGATGATGTTCGTCATCTCGCCCGTGCTCGCCCTCATCGCGCTCATCGCCATCCCGATCACCCTCGTCATCACGGTGCTCGTCGCGAAGCGCTCGCAGAAGCTCTTCGTGGCCCAGTGGACCCACACGGGAACCCTCAACGCGCAGATCGAGGAGGGCTACACCGGCCACTCGCTCGTGAAGGTCTTCGGGCGGCACCGCGAGGTGCAGGCGCGCTTCGACGAGAAGAACGAGGAGCTGTTCCGGGCGAGCTTCGGGGCGCAGTTCCTCTCGGGGCTCATCATGCCCGCGACGATGTTCGTCGGGAACCTGGTCTACGTCGGGATCGCCGTGGTCGGCGGACTGTTCGTCGCCAACGGCACGATGCGGCTCGGCGACGTGCAGGCCTTCATCCAGTACTCGCGTCAGTTCACGCAACCGCTGTCGCAGCTCGGATCGATGGCCAACCTGCTGCAGTCGGGCGTCGCATCCGCCGAGCGGGTGTTCGAGCTGCTCGACGCCGAGGAGCAGGTGGCCGACCCGGATCCCGCCGAGTCGCCCGCGAACGCGACCGGCCGCCTCGCCTTCGAGGACGTCTCGTTCTCCTACGACCCCGCGAAGCCGCTCATCCACGACCTCTCGCTCGTGGCGGAGCCCGGGCAGACGGTCGCCATCGTGGGGCCGACGGGGGCGGGCAAGACGACGCTCGTGAACCTCATCATGCGGTTCTACGACCCGAACGTCGGCCGCATCACCCTCGACGGCGTCGACACGACGCGGATGACGCGCGACGACCTGCGCTCGCGCACCGGCATGGTGCTGCAGGACACCTGGCTGTTCGGCGGCACCATCCGCGACAACATCGCCTACGGCCGCCCGGATGCCACCGAGTCGGAGATCATGGACGCCGCGACCGCCGCGTACGTCGACCGCTTCGTGCACTCGCTGCCCGACGGGTACGACACCGTGCTCGATGACGAGGGCGGCAACGTCTCGGCGGGCGAGAAGCAGCTCATCACGATCGCACGGGCGTTCCTCGCGAAGCCGTCGGTGCTCATCCTCGACGAGGCGACCTCGTCCGTCGACACCCGCACCGAGCTGCTCGTGCAGCGCGCGATGAGCGCGCTCCGGCGCGACCGCACCTCGTTCGTGATCGCGCACCGGCTCTCGACCATCCGGGACGCCGACCTCATCCTGGTGATGGAGGACGGCGCGATCGTCGAGCAAGGCACCCACGATGAGCTGCTCGCCGCGCACGGCGCCTACGCGCGCCTGTACGAGGCGCAGTTCGCGGCACCCCTCGACGACCAGGACGCGGCGGAGGTGCCGGCACTCGTCGGCGCGCCAGATGCGCCGCCCACGACGGGCGACATCGTGCGCGAGGCGCTCGCCGAGGAAGGCGCCCCCGAGAACGCGGAGTAG
- the rmuC gene encoding DNA recombination protein RmuC produces the protein MDALLPLLIGLAIGLVVGAVAAALVVRARSGSGGADAAVLEARHQTLVTEVRAQEAAARAEVERTLAGAQASLAGLREQLAAAQEQYRETVERHEAEARQRQAETAAEHKILQELAPVKETLTSMQRKVVEFETQRAQQHGEISQQLKTAAESEARLSLTAEKLASALSNNATRGVWGETQLRSLVESAGLLNRVDFSLQSTIAAESGSRRPDLVVNLPGGKSIAVDAKVPYNDYIEASAIPSTATGEQEARRAALLAAHAKKVKGHVDALAGKSYWTGLESSPEFTIAFIPNEPLLAAALDQDPTLLEYAFSKRIALASPVSFWAVLKTVAFTWQQDVLTEDAKRLFDLGKELYGRLATLSEHADKLRRSIESTVTSYNAFASSLEQRVLVTARKLDGLDESKVIGEPRMIEETPKHLTQSEFAALDELGAGRPEIDPDLATPAGSVADDEPLTA, from the coding sequence ATGGATGCTCTGCTGCCCCTGCTCATCGGGCTCGCGATCGGCCTCGTCGTCGGCGCGGTCGCCGCCGCCCTCGTCGTGCGGGCACGCTCCGGGTCGGGTGGCGCGGATGCGGCCGTGCTCGAGGCGCGGCACCAGACGCTCGTGACGGAGGTGCGCGCGCAGGAGGCGGCCGCCCGCGCCGAGGTGGAGCGCACGCTCGCCGGGGCGCAGGCCTCGCTCGCCGGGCTGCGGGAGCAGCTCGCGGCCGCGCAGGAGCAGTACCGCGAGACGGTGGAGCGCCACGAGGCCGAGGCCCGGCAGCGCCAGGCCGAGACGGCGGCCGAGCACAAGATCCTGCAGGAGCTCGCGCCCGTCAAGGAGACCCTCACCTCGATGCAGCGCAAGGTCGTCGAGTTCGAGACCCAGCGCGCGCAGCAGCACGGCGAGATCTCGCAGCAGCTCAAGACGGCCGCCGAGTCCGAGGCGCGCCTGAGCCTCACGGCCGAGAAGCTCGCGAGCGCGCTGAGCAACAACGCCACGCGCGGCGTGTGGGGTGAGACCCAGCTGCGCTCGCTCGTCGAGTCGGCGGGGCTGCTCAACCGCGTCGACTTCTCGCTGCAGTCGACGATCGCGGCCGAGTCCGGTTCGCGACGCCCCGACCTCGTCGTGAACCTCCCGGGTGGTAAGTCGATCGCCGTCGACGCGAAGGTCCCGTACAACGACTACATCGAGGCGAGCGCCATCCCCTCCACGGCGACCGGCGAGCAGGAGGCCCGCCGCGCCGCGCTGCTCGCGGCCCACGCCAAGAAGGTCAAGGGGCACGTCGACGCGCTCGCCGGCAAGAGCTACTGGACGGGCCTCGAGTCGAGCCCGGAGTTCACGATCGCCTTCATCCCGAACGAGCCGCTGCTCGCCGCGGCCCTCGACCAGGATCCGACCCTGCTCGAGTACGCGTTCTCCAAGCGCATCGCCCTCGCCTCCCCCGTGAGCTTCTGGGCCGTGCTGAAGACGGTCGCCTTCACATGGCAGCAGGACGTGCTCACGGAGGACGCGAAGCGTCTCTTCGACCTCGGCAAGGAGCTCTACGGACGCCTCGCGACGCTCTCCGAGCACGCCGACAAGCTGCGCCGCTCGATCGAGTCGACCGTGACGAGCTACAACGCCTTCGCGAGCTCGCTCGAGCAGCGCGTGCTCGTCACCGCCCGCAAGCTCGACGGTCTCGACGAGTCGAAGGTCATCGGGGAGCCCCGCATGATCGAGGAGACCCCCAAGCACCTCACCCAGTCGGAGTTCGCCGCGCTCGACGAGCTCGGCGCCGGGCGCCCCGAGATCGACCCCGACCTCGCGACTCCGGCGGGGTCCGTCGCCGACGACGAGCCCCTGACCGCCTGA
- a CDS encoding CoA-acylating methylmalonate-semialdehyde dehydrogenase: MAAEILDHWVGGAVFTGESTRTAPVYNPAKGVVQKEVRLASAADVDHAVATAKAAFPAWSEASLAKRQTVLFAFREILNARKAELGAILTAEHGKVTSDALGEIARGLEVVEFACGIPHLVKGEYSENVSTGVDVYSVRQPLGVVGIISPFNFPAMVPMWFFPIAIAAGNTVVLKPSEKDPSAAIWMAEALQEAGLPDGVFNVVHGDKESVDAILDHADVASVSFVGSTPIAKYVYERGTAAGKRVQALGGAKNHMLVLPDADLDLVADSAVNAGFGSAGERCMAISVLVAVEPVADELVAKISERMSGLTVGDGTRGCDMGPLITREHRDKVAGYLDVAVTDGAELVVDGRGIEVDGDADGFWLGPTLVDKVPTTSAVYRDEIFGPVLSIVRVQSYEEGLELINSGRYGNGTAIFTNDGGAARRFQREVQVGMVGINVPIPVPVGYYSFGGWKDSLFGDTKAYGPDAIHFFTRQKAVTSRWLDPSHGGINLGFPQNG, translated from the coding sequence ATGGCTGCTGAGATCCTCGACCACTGGGTGGGCGGTGCCGTCTTCACCGGCGAGTCCACGCGCACCGCGCCCGTCTACAACCCCGCGAAGGGCGTCGTGCAGAAGGAGGTGCGCCTGGCGTCCGCCGCGGATGTCGACCACGCCGTCGCCACGGCCAAGGCCGCCTTCCCGGCCTGGAGCGAGGCGAGCCTCGCCAAGCGCCAGACCGTGCTCTTCGCGTTCCGCGAGATCCTGAACGCCCGCAAGGCGGAGCTCGGCGCGATCCTCACCGCCGAGCACGGCAAGGTCACCTCGGATGCGCTCGGCGAGATCGCGCGCGGCCTCGAGGTCGTCGAGTTCGCGTGCGGCATCCCGCACCTCGTGAAGGGCGAGTACTCCGAGAACGTGTCGACGGGCGTCGACGTCTACTCCGTGCGGCAGCCGCTCGGCGTGGTCGGCATCATCAGCCCCTTCAACTTCCCGGCGATGGTGCCCATGTGGTTCTTCCCGATCGCGATCGCGGCCGGCAACACGGTCGTGCTGAAGCCCTCCGAGAAGGATCCGAGCGCCGCGATCTGGATGGCCGAGGCCCTCCAGGAGGCCGGCCTCCCCGACGGCGTGTTCAACGTCGTGCACGGCGACAAGGAGTCGGTCGACGCGATCCTCGACCACGCGGATGTCGCATCCGTCTCCTTCGTCGGCTCCACCCCGATCGCGAAGTACGTCTACGAGCGCGGCACGGCGGCCGGCAAGCGCGTGCAGGCGCTCGGCGGCGCGAAGAACCACATGCTCGTGCTGCCCGACGCCGACCTCGACCTGGTGGCCGACTCGGCCGTCAACGCGGGCTTCGGCTCGGCGGGCGAGCGCTGCATGGCGATCTCGGTGCTCGTCGCCGTCGAGCCTGTCGCCGACGAGCTCGTCGCCAAGATCTCGGAGCGGATGTCGGGGCTCACCGTCGGCGATGGCACCCGCGGCTGCGACATGGGTCCGCTCATCACGCGCGAGCACCGCGACAAGGTGGCAGGCTACCTCGACGTCGCGGTGACGGACGGCGCCGAGCTCGTCGTGGACGGCCGCGGCATCGAGGTCGACGGCGACGCCGACGGCTTCTGGCTCGGGCCGACCCTCGTCGACAAGGTGCCCACCACATCCGCCGTCTACCGGGACGAGATCTTCGGGCCGGTGCTCTCGATCGTGCGCGTGCAGTCGTACGAGGAGGGGCTCGAGCTCATCAACAGCGGCCGCTACGGCAACGGCACGGCGATCTTCACCAACGACGGGGGAGCGGCGCGCCGCTTCCAGCGCGAGGTGCAGGTGGGCATGGTCGGCATCAACGTGCCGATCCCGGTGCCGGTGGGCTACTACTCCTTCGGCGGCTGGAAGGACTCGCTCTTCGGCGACACGAAGGCCTACGGCCCGGATGCGATCCACTTCTTCACGCGCCAGAAGGCCGTGACCTCGCGCTGGCTCGACCCCTCGCACGGCGGCATCAACCTGGGGTTCCCCCAGAACGGCTGA
- a CDS encoding response regulator, with amino-acid sequence MSDTILGRLSGGPLDAQIIPLDATTVDAVDDELVLPWEQGQLIYRRAGDAENTGPHDGPTTVPYRFDSAI; translated from the coding sequence ATGTCCGACACCATCCTGGGACGCCTCAGCGGCGGCCCGCTCGACGCGCAGATCATCCCCCTCGACGCGACCACGGTCGATGCGGTCGACGACGAGCTCGTGCTGCCATGGGAGCAGGGGCAGCTTATCTACCGTCGCGCGGGTGACGCCGAGAACACGGGCCCGCACGACGGGCCTACGACGGTGCCGTACCGCTTCGACTCCGCGATCTGA
- a CDS encoding 3'-5' exonuclease codes for MPLDFTAIDFETANGSSASACSVGLVKVRDGQIVDRIGWLIQPPAGHDHFVEWNTRIHGIRASDVEGAPGWVEQLPDLVEFAGADILVAHNAGFDMGVIKAACAATGLATPAYSYMCSLQLARKTYTLESYRLPMVALAAGFEDFPHHDAVADAEACAAIMIHAADRHGAIDLPELAGLAGIRIATTVPPAVAVAS; via the coding sequence GTGCCCCTGGATTTCACCGCGATCGACTTCGAAACCGCGAACGGATCCAGCGCGAGCGCGTGCTCGGTCGGTCTCGTAAAGGTGCGCGACGGCCAGATCGTCGACCGCATCGGCTGGCTCATCCAGCCCCCCGCCGGGCACGACCACTTCGTCGAGTGGAACACCCGCATCCACGGCATCCGCGCCTCCGACGTGGAGGGCGCACCCGGATGGGTCGAGCAGCTCCCCGACCTGGTCGAGTTCGCGGGCGCCGACATCCTGGTGGCCCACAACGCCGGCTTCGACATGGGCGTCATCAAGGCGGCGTGCGCGGCGACCGGCCTCGCGACCCCGGCGTACTCCTACATGTGCAGCCTGCAGCTGGCCCGCAAGACCTACACGCTCGAGTCCTACCGGCTGCCGATGGTGGCGCTCGCCGCCGGCTTCGAGGACTTCCCCCACCACGACGCGGTCGCCGACGCGGAGGCGTGCGCGGCCATCATGATCCACGCGGCCGACCGGCACGGCGCGATCGACCTGCCCGAACTCGCCGGGTTGGCCGGCATCCGCATCGCCACCACGGTGCCGCCCGCGGTCGCCGTCGCCTCCTGA